One genomic region from Leifsonia poae encodes:
- a CDS encoding acyl-CoA thioesterase: protein MRLHVPIRLRWSDLDAYGHVNNAEMLRLLEEARIQAFWVEDGAEEAVGASTAVLDGRPGADTLTLIARQEIEYLSAIPYLRQPLDVQLWLGRLGGASLEVCYEVWSPSGAEPAVLFSQAATTIVLVDAATQRPRRINERERSAWTPYLDDPVQFTKRG from the coding sequence ATGAGACTGCATGTGCCGATCCGGCTGCGGTGGAGTGATCTCGACGCCTACGGGCACGTCAACAACGCGGAGATGCTGCGCCTGCTCGAGGAGGCGCGCATCCAGGCATTCTGGGTCGAAGACGGCGCCGAGGAGGCGGTCGGTGCGAGCACGGCGGTGCTCGACGGTCGCCCGGGGGCTGACACCCTCACCCTGATCGCGCGTCAGGAGATCGAGTATCTGTCGGCGATTCCCTATCTGCGTCAGCCGCTCGACGTCCAGCTCTGGCTGGGACGTCTCGGCGGAGCGAGCCTCGAAGTATGTTACGAAGTGTGGTCGCCCTCCGGAGCCGAGCCGGCCGTGCTGTTCTCGCAGGCGGCGACAACGATCGTGCTGGTGGATGCGGCGACTCAGCGGCCGCGACGCATCAATGAGCGTGAGCGCTCCGCCTGGACACCGTACCTCGACGACCCCGTGCAGTTCACGAAACGGGGCTAG
- a CDS encoding QcrA and Rieske domain-containing protein, producing MTESTPLSRRTLVTIGSATVLGTGALLLTACTPGGAGSGSGSGSGGGSGSSNGSTKLPLASIPVGGAVSATIGSAPVVVSQPTAGKVVAFSAVCTHQGCTVAPNGAEFDCPCHGSRFDGTTGDVIQGPASKPLTELTVAVKGDTVTVSS from the coding sequence ATGACCGAATCGACCCCACTCAGCCGCCGCACCCTCGTCACGATCGGAAGCGCCACCGTGCTCGGCACGGGAGCGCTCCTCCTGACCGCCTGCACGCCCGGAGGCGCCGGGTCGGGGTCGGGGTCTGGGTCCGGCGGCGGGTCCGGCTCCTCAAACGGCTCGACGAAGCTGCCCCTCGCCTCCATCCCCGTGGGCGGCGCCGTGTCGGCGACGATCGGCTCCGCGCCCGTCGTCGTCTCACAGCCGACCGCCGGCAAGGTCGTCGCCTTCAGCGCTGTCTGCACCCACCAGGGTTGCACCGTCGCGCCGAACGGCGCGGAGTTCGACTGCCCGTGCCACGGCTCCCGCTTCGACGGGACCACGGGGGATGTGATCCAGGGGCCCGCCTCGAAGCCGCTCACCGAGCTGACCGTCGCAGTGAAGGGTGACACCGTCACGGTGTCGAGCTAG
- a CDS encoding acyl-CoA thioesterase produces the protein MTEPLASLLTALDLTDTGARTNEDIFTGPSQWMPLGRVFGGQVLAQSIVAATRTVPDERHVHSMHGYFLRPGDVNLPITFSVDRIHDGRSFSTRRTQAYQSGLPILSMIASFQDDDEGLDHQVAMPDDLPEPETLPNSASTLEDVEHPVAQYWASERPFDMRHVPSPIYLTVEGAHVAHQAVWFRSVGALPDDPELHRAALAYASDYTIMEPVMRRHGIAWATPGLKAASLDHAMWWHRFARVDEWLLYAQESPSASGGRGLALGRIYTRDGLLVASVAQESMVRVPASPSSTHTR, from the coding sequence GTGACCGAGCCCCTGGCATCTCTCTTGACCGCCCTCGATCTGACAGACACCGGTGCGCGCACGAATGAGGACATCTTCACGGGGCCGTCCCAGTGGATGCCGCTCGGGCGTGTCTTCGGCGGTCAGGTGCTCGCGCAATCCATCGTTGCGGCCACACGCACCGTTCCGGACGAGCGTCATGTCCACTCCATGCACGGCTATTTCCTGCGGCCCGGGGATGTGAATCTGCCGATCACGTTCTCGGTCGACCGCATCCATGACGGCCGTTCGTTCTCCACCCGCCGCACTCAGGCCTACCAGAGCGGGCTGCCGATCCTTTCGATGATCGCTTCGTTCCAGGATGACGACGAGGGTCTCGACCACCAGGTCGCAATGCCCGACGATCTCCCCGAACCCGAGACGCTTCCCAACTCGGCCTCCACTCTGGAGGACGTGGAGCATCCGGTGGCCCAGTACTGGGCCAGCGAACGCCCGTTCGACATGCGCCATGTGCCCTCGCCGATCTACCTCACCGTTGAGGGCGCTCATGTGGCGCATCAGGCCGTCTGGTTCCGCTCGGTGGGCGCACTGCCCGACGACCCCGAGCTGCACCGTGCCGCCCTCGCCTACGCGAGCGACTACACGATCATGGAACCGGTGATGCGTCGCCACGGTATCGCCTGGGCGACCCCGGGTCTCAAGGCGGCGAGCCTCGACCACGCCATGTGGTGGCATCGTTTCGCCCGGGTCGACGAATGGCTGCTCTACGCGCAGGAATCGCCCAGCGCGAGCGGCGGGCGGGGCCTCGCGCTCGGCCGCATCTACACCCGGGACGGGCTCCTCGTCGCGAGTGTCGCCCAGGAGTCCATGGTGCGCGTGCCGGCCTCCCCCTCCAGCACCCACACAAGGTAG
- a CDS encoding FAD-binding dehydrogenase produces the protein MTPTVVHTESHAIIVGAGLAGLVAASELLAAGKRVTIVEQEPAASLGGQAWWSFGGLFLIDSPEQRRMGVTDSLALARQDWFGSAGFDRDEDRWPRQWAEAYLQFAAGEKRAWLHEKGVRFFPIVGWAERGGYTAGGHGNSVPRFHITWGTGPGVLAPFLRSVLAGVASGQTTLLHRHRVDELIVENGRVVGVRGAVLADDTVLRGEASNRDRVGEFELRAGAVAVTSGGIGGNHELVRAAWPERLGTPPAHMLSGVPAHVDGRMLGISEQAGAHLINGDRMWHYTEGIQNWNPVWAQHGIRILPGPSSLWLDAGGDRLPVPLFPGFDTLGTLEHLRKTGSDYSWFVLTQKIIEKEFALSGSEQNPDLTNKDLRLLSKRIGPGAPGPVEAFKEKGADFVVADTLDELLSGMQRIADVPLDTELVAKHIHERDRELDNEFGKDLQITAIRGARAYRGDKLIRVASPHKLLDPKAGPLIAVKLHILTRKSLGGIETDLDGRVLGVDGAPIPGLYAAGEASGFGGGGVHGYRSLEGTFLGGCLFSGRQVGRAIANV, from the coding sequence ATGACGCCAACCGTTGTGCACACCGAATCCCACGCCATCATCGTCGGGGCGGGCCTCGCGGGCCTCGTCGCCGCGAGCGAGCTTCTGGCGGCCGGCAAACGGGTGACCATCGTCGAACAGGAGCCCGCCGCCTCGCTCGGCGGGCAGGCCTGGTGGTCGTTCGGCGGACTCTTCCTCATCGACTCTCCCGAGCAACGCCGGATGGGTGTGACCGACTCGCTCGCGCTCGCCCGTCAGGATTGGTTCGGCAGCGCGGGATTCGACCGCGACGAGGACCGCTGGCCCCGGCAATGGGCGGAGGCCTATCTGCAGTTCGCGGCCGGCGAGAAGCGCGCCTGGCTGCACGAGAAGGGCGTGCGCTTCTTTCCCATCGTCGGGTGGGCCGAACGCGGCGGATACACGGCCGGCGGTCACGGCAACTCTGTTCCGCGCTTCCACATCACCTGGGGCACTGGGCCGGGCGTGCTCGCCCCGTTCCTCCGGAGCGTGCTGGCGGGTGTCGCCTCCGGCCAGACGACGCTGCTCCACCGGCACCGGGTCGACGAACTGATCGTCGAGAACGGCCGGGTCGTCGGCGTGCGCGGCGCCGTCCTCGCCGACGATACCGTCCTGCGCGGGGAGGCGAGCAATCGCGACCGGGTCGGCGAGTTCGAGTTGCGTGCGGGCGCCGTCGCCGTGACGAGCGGCGGGATCGGCGGCAACCACGAGCTGGTGCGCGCCGCGTGGCCGGAACGCCTCGGAACCCCTCCCGCCCATATGCTCTCCGGCGTACCGGCCCACGTCGACGGGCGGATGCTCGGAATCTCCGAACAGGCCGGCGCCCACCTGATCAACGGCGATCGGATGTGGCACTACACCGAGGGCATCCAGAACTGGAACCCGGTGTGGGCTCAACACGGCATCCGAATCCTGCCCGGCCCGTCGTCGCTGTGGCTCGACGCCGGAGGGGACCGTCTGCCCGTTCCACTGTTCCCCGGTTTCGACACTCTCGGCACACTCGAACATCTGCGGAAGACCGGCTCCGACTACAGCTGGTTCGTACTCACCCAGAAGATCATCGAGAAGGAGTTCGCCCTCTCCGGCAGTGAGCAGAACCCTGACCTCACCAACAAAGACCTCCGCCTGCTGTCCAAGCGAATCGGGCCGGGTGCGCCCGGACCGGTCGAAGCCTTTAAGGAGAAGGGCGCCGATTTCGTCGTCGCCGACACCCTGGATGAGCTGCTGAGCGGAATGCAGCGCATCGCCGATGTGCCACTGGATACCGAGCTCGTCGCCAAGCACATCCACGAACGGGACCGCGAACTCGACAACGAATTCGGCAAGGATCTGCAGATCACCGCGATCCGCGGAGCGCGGGCGTACCGGGGAGACAAACTCATCCGGGTGGCATCGCCGCACAAACTGCTCGACCCCAAGGCCGGGCCGCTCATCGCGGTCAAACTGCACATCCTCACCCGGAAGAGCCTCGGCGGCATCGAGACCGACCTCGACGGTCGGGTGCTGGGCGTCGACGGCGCCCCGATTCCCGGACTGTACGCGGCGGGGGAAGCCAGCGGCTTCGGCGGCGGCGGCGTGCACGGCTACCGCTCGCTGGAGGGGACGTTCCTCGGCGGCTGCCTGTTCTCCGGCCGGCAGGTCGGACGCGCGATCGCGAACGTCTGA
- a CDS encoding globin, whose product MRDGENGAGVEETFFDQIGGHDTFRRLVDTFYRGVAADPVLKPMYPEDDLGPAAERLTLFLEQYWGGPGTYSEHRGHPRLRMRHQPFKVNPDARDRWLTHMRSAVDALELPPLQAETLWAYLERAAFAMVNTFEE is encoded by the coding sequence TTGCGCGACGGCGAGAACGGCGCCGGAGTCGAGGAGACCTTCTTCGACCAGATCGGCGGGCACGACACGTTCCGTCGCCTCGTCGACACGTTCTATCGCGGTGTCGCCGCCGACCCGGTGCTGAAGCCGATGTATCCGGAAGACGACCTCGGCCCCGCCGCCGAACGGCTCACGCTCTTCCTGGAGCAGTACTGGGGCGGGCCGGGCACATACAGCGAACACCGCGGGCACCCCCGGCTGCGGATGCGTCACCAGCCGTTCAAGGTCAACCCCGATGCCCGCGACCGCTGGCTCACCCATATGCGCAGCGCGGTCGACGCGCTCGAACTGCCCCCGCTGCAGGCCGAGACGCTGTGGGCCTACCTGGAACGCGCCGCCTTCGCGATGGTGAACACCTTCGAGGAGTGA
- a CDS encoding mechanosensitive ion channel family protein — MAKTDFWSGLGLWAVDAGWKLLTSALIVIGAVLLSWVLRIVIRRIVHQIVSGVKKNQNVTDTQALVASPLAAVRVVQRTRTLGTVLSNVVNVTIGIVAIILVITTMAPGALTSFALLTAALGAGLGFGAQNIVKDVLNGLFMVMEDQLGVGDVVDLGAATGVVEAVGIRVTQVRDVNGTLWFVRNGEILRVGNMSQGWSRVIIDLAVPYDADVEAVEATMLETATTLATSPKWRSRILEKPEIWGLESISADAIVLRIVIKTRTTAKDDVSRELRARLKTAVDEMGVKLPSLSAIVLSGFDGAASVAGAKPPRTRPTPVVEDPPKGRKARAAAKRAATPADPRAMSLKPPVTKPPVTKPPEE; from the coding sequence ATGGCAAAGACTGATTTCTGGAGCGGCCTCGGCTTGTGGGCTGTCGACGCGGGATGGAAACTGCTGACCTCGGCACTGATCGTGATCGGGGCGGTGCTTCTCAGCTGGGTGCTTCGCATCGTGATCCGCCGGATCGTGCATCAGATCGTCAGCGGGGTGAAGAAGAACCAGAATGTGACGGACACGCAGGCACTCGTCGCATCCCCTCTCGCCGCCGTGCGCGTCGTGCAGCGCACGCGCACGCTCGGAACCGTTCTCTCGAACGTCGTCAACGTGACGATCGGCATCGTGGCGATCATCCTCGTGATCACCACGATGGCCCCGGGCGCACTCACGTCGTTCGCCCTGCTCACCGCCGCGCTCGGCGCCGGCCTCGGTTTCGGTGCACAGAACATCGTCAAAGATGTGCTGAACGGCCTGTTCATGGTCATGGAGGACCAGCTCGGCGTCGGGGATGTGGTGGATCTCGGTGCCGCAACCGGCGTCGTCGAGGCCGTCGGCATCCGCGTGACCCAGGTGCGCGACGTGAACGGCACCCTCTGGTTCGTGCGCAACGGCGAGATCCTGCGGGTGGGGAACATGTCCCAAGGCTGGTCCCGGGTGATCATCGACCTGGCCGTGCCCTACGACGCCGACGTCGAGGCCGTCGAGGCCACGATGCTGGAGACGGCGACGACCCTGGCGACGAGCCCGAAATGGCGCTCACGCATCCTGGAGAAGCCGGAGATCTGGGGCTTGGAGTCGATCTCGGCCGACGCCATCGTGCTGCGAATCGTGATCAAAACCAGGACGACGGCGAAAGACGACGTCTCCCGCGAGCTCCGTGCCCGTCTCAAGACCGCTGTCGACGAGATGGGGGTCAAGCTCCCCTCGCTCTCCGCCATCGTGCTCAGCGGCTTCGACGGCGCAGCCAGTGTGGCCGGGGCGAAGCCACCGCGCACGCGCCCGACCCCGGTGGTCGAGGATCCGCCGAAAGGTCGCAAGGCGCGGGCGGCCGCGAAACGCGCCGCCACCCCCGCCGATCCGCGGGCGATGAGCCTCAAGCCACCGGTCACCAAGCCACCGGTCACCAAGCCACCCGAGGAGTGA
- a CDS encoding response regulator yields MTDPTPIRVLLVDDQALVRLGFRMVLEAENDLTVVGEAADGEAAVRLAVETRPDVILMDVRMPQVDGIEATRRIVTANPSARIIILTTFDLDEYAFGGLRAGASGFLLKDARPAELTSAIRAVAAGDAAVSGRVTRTMLEMFSDRLPAMASSTAPTVDPTAALTPREREILLAIAEGLSNGELSERFFLTESTVKTHVGRVLAKLQLRDRVHAVIFAYDHGLVDRPSPRQGDAR; encoded by the coding sequence GTGACCGATCCCACCCCCATCCGTGTTCTGCTCGTGGACGACCAGGCGCTGGTGCGTCTCGGTTTCCGCATGGTGCTCGAGGCCGAGAACGACCTCACCGTCGTCGGCGAAGCGGCCGACGGTGAGGCCGCCGTGCGCCTCGCCGTCGAGACGCGCCCCGACGTCATCCTGATGGATGTGCGGATGCCGCAGGTCGATGGCATCGAGGCGACCCGACGCATCGTGACGGCGAACCCCAGCGCGCGCATCATCATCCTCACCACATTCGATCTCGACGAATACGCGTTCGGAGGTCTCCGCGCCGGTGCGAGCGGGTTCCTACTGAAGGATGCGCGACCCGCCGAACTCACCTCGGCCATCCGCGCCGTCGCCGCTGGGGATGCGGCCGTCTCTGGCCGAGTGACCCGCACGATGCTGGAGATGTTCTCCGACCGTCTCCCGGCCATGGCGTCCTCCACCGCGCCCACCGTCGACCCCACAGCGGCGCTCACGCCGCGCGAGCGCGAGATCCTCCTCGCCATCGCAGAAGGCCTCTCCAACGGCGAGCTCAGCGAGCGGTTCTTCCTCACCGAGTCGACCGTGAAGACCCACGTCGGGCGGGTGCTGGCCAAATTGCAGCTGCGAGACCGCGTTCATGCCGTGATCTTCGCTTACGACCATGGACTCGTCGACCGGCCCAGCCCCCGCCAAGGTGACGCTCGCTAG
- a CDS encoding sensor histidine kinase — MFVDSLVAGAYLVPTLIAGVLSMVFDPSWPTGVRLALAALAGASLFLRRQHPQTVFIIAMVFLVADVLLAHDIDFIPALIALYALAVYRSARAAWIGFAVFSLATAGVISLSVILVQTTRFDPLDSTPTPSIIFLVLVALFWVLIGNNVGGRRRYLLALIDRAQQLARERDQQAVIAAVAERSRIAREMHDIVSHSLTVMITLADGSAGLATSSPDRASDAMRLVAETGRSALDDMRRLLGVLRATEGDGAVREPQPGVGELGELVERFRAAGLPVRITVAGTPPTDTGQQLTIFRVVQEALTNALRYAALASVVEVTIQFTAQSITITVDDDAALHGAPGQGSGRGLLGLSERVGLYGGTLVAGPRSTGGWRLRAVFETIASRTIPPPIQERP, encoded by the coding sequence GTGTTCGTCGACTCGCTCGTCGCCGGCGCCTACCTGGTTCCCACGCTCATCGCCGGCGTGCTCAGCATGGTCTTCGACCCCAGCTGGCCGACCGGCGTTCGCCTCGCGCTCGCGGCACTCGCCGGCGCGTCGCTCTTCCTGCGCCGCCAGCACCCGCAAACCGTCTTCATCATCGCGATGGTCTTCCTCGTGGCCGATGTGCTCCTCGCACACGACATCGACTTCATCCCGGCTCTCATCGCCCTCTACGCGCTCGCCGTCTACCGTTCGGCCCGGGCCGCCTGGATCGGCTTCGCCGTCTTCTCCTTGGCGACAGCGGGCGTCATCAGCCTGAGCGTCATCCTCGTTCAGACCACACGGTTCGACCCGCTCGACAGCACACCAACCCCCTCGATCATCTTCCTCGTGCTCGTCGCCCTGTTCTGGGTGCTGATCGGCAACAACGTCGGAGGCCGGCGGCGCTATCTGCTCGCCCTGATCGACCGCGCGCAGCAGCTGGCCCGCGAACGCGACCAGCAGGCGGTGATCGCCGCGGTGGCCGAACGCAGTCGCATCGCGCGCGAGATGCACGACATCGTCTCCCACAGTCTCACCGTCATGATCACGCTCGCCGACGGTTCTGCCGGCCTCGCGACATCCTCGCCCGATCGGGCCTCGGATGCGATGCGCCTGGTGGCCGAGACCGGCCGCTCCGCCCTCGACGACATGCGTCGCCTGCTCGGTGTCCTCCGGGCGACCGAAGGGGACGGCGCAGTTCGTGAGCCGCAACCCGGTGTCGGCGAACTCGGCGAACTCGTCGAACGGTTCCGGGCCGCCGGCCTGCCGGTCCGCATCACCGTGGCCGGCACGCCGCCCACCGACACCGGCCAGCAGCTCACGATCTTCCGGGTGGTGCAGGAAGCGCTCACCAACGCCCTCCGCTACGCCGCACTCGCCTCCGTCGTCGAGGTGACCATCCAGTTCACGGCCCAGTCGATCACCATTACCGTCGACGACGACGCCGCCCTGCACGGAGCACCCGGCCAGGGTTCCGGCCGGGGCCTTCTCGGTTTGAGCGAACGGGTCGGCCTCTACGGCGGCACGCTCGTCGCCGGGCCCCGGAGCACCGGCGGCTGGCGACTGCGCGCCGTGTTCGAAACCATCGCATCCCGCACCATTCCCCCGCCGATCCAGGAGCGACCGTGA
- a CDS encoding ABC transporter permease subunit, which produces MSTAVAPHTAHASLGHLTFPRVVRSEWIKLRSLRSTFWTYAIVFVLGLGITSLVAFSIPATVADQMPAAVKSTFVTSTASFGIYFGQLAVAVLGVLAISGEYSTGMIRSSFAAVPRRTPIFVAKSIVLFLSSFVVGVVTTLAAYAIAAPVLSSKGFTSDITAGTVWSILGAGLYLGLASVFALGLGTVLRAAAGGIAAALGVVFLLPIIVNLVHSLTNIEWMGKVPQYLISNAGQGLAGSNNAGLEPWQNVLIVVAWTAVSFIVGAIFLKRRDA; this is translated from the coding sequence ATGAGCACCGCAGTCGCCCCGCACACCGCCCATGCCTCCCTCGGGCACCTGACGTTCCCGCGCGTCGTGCGCTCGGAATGGATCAAGCTCCGGTCGCTCCGCTCGACGTTCTGGACGTACGCGATCGTCTTCGTCCTCGGACTCGGAATCACCTCGCTGGTCGCCTTCAGCATCCCTGCCACCGTCGCCGATCAGATGCCGGCCGCCGTGAAATCGACCTTCGTGACGAGCACAGCCTCGTTCGGAATCTACTTCGGCCAGCTCGCGGTGGCCGTCCTCGGCGTCCTCGCCATCAGCGGCGAGTACTCCACCGGGATGATCCGCTCGTCGTTCGCCGCCGTTCCGCGGCGCACGCCGATCTTCGTCGCAAAGTCGATCGTGCTGTTCCTCAGCTCCTTCGTCGTGGGCGTGGTCACCACGCTCGCCGCATACGCGATCGCCGCCCCCGTGCTTTCGAGCAAAGGCTTCACTTCGGACATCACCGCCGGAACGGTCTGGTCGATCCTGGGCGCAGGCCTCTACCTCGGGCTCGCCTCGGTGTTCGCGCTCGGCCTCGGCACGGTGCTCCGCGCCGCAGCCGGTGGGATCGCCGCCGCACTCGGCGTGGTGTTCCTGCTGCCCATCATCGTGAACCTCGTGCACAGCCTCACCAACATCGAGTGGATGGGCAAGGTTCCGCAGTACCTGATCAGCAACGCCGGTCAGGGGCTCGCCGGATCGAACAACGCCGGCCTCGAGCCCTGGCAGAACGTCCTCATCGTCGTGGCCTGGACAGCCGTGTCGTTCATCGTGGGCGCGATCTTCCTGAAGCGCCGGGACGCGTAG
- a CDS encoding ATP-binding cassette domain-containing protein produces MIQLTRLTKTYGAKTAVNDISATIQPGKVTGFLGPNGAGKSTTMRMIMGLDRPTHGTAIVNGKRYVEHKSPLTEVGALLDAKAVHTGRTAYNHLLAMAATHGIPKKRVHEVIGLTGLDAVAGKRVGGFSLGMGQRLGIAAAMLGDPATLILDEPVNGLDPEGVLWVRQFARHLAGEGRTVFLSSHLMSEMAQTADHIIVLGRGRILADAPVQDILDGATRNAVRVRSPQLDELVRAIHSSDVTVTGVESQLIEVSGLSAAQIGEAAAQFGIVLHELTPINASLEEAYLALTQDEVEYRTEVSR; encoded by the coding sequence ATGATCCAACTCACCCGTCTCACCAAGACGTACGGCGCCAAGACCGCCGTCAACGACATCTCGGCGACGATCCAGCCGGGCAAGGTCACCGGCTTCCTCGGGCCGAACGGCGCCGGGAAGTCCACGACCATGCGCATGATCATGGGTCTCGACCGGCCCACGCATGGCACCGCGATCGTCAACGGCAAGCGGTATGTCGAGCACAAGTCGCCCCTCACCGAGGTCGGCGCGTTGCTCGATGCGAAGGCCGTTCACACCGGCCGCACGGCATACAACCACCTGCTCGCGATGGCGGCGACCCACGGCATCCCGAAGAAGCGGGTGCACGAGGTCATCGGCCTGACCGGCCTGGATGCGGTCGCCGGCAAGCGTGTCGGCGGGTTCTCGCTCGGCATGGGCCAGCGCCTCGGCATCGCGGCCGCCATGCTCGGCGACCCGGCCACCCTCATCCTCGACGAGCCGGTCAACGGCCTCGACCCCGAGGGTGTGCTCTGGGTGCGGCAGTTCGCCCGTCACCTGGCCGGCGAAGGACGCACGGTGTTCCTCTCGTCGCACCTGATGAGCGAGATGGCGCAGACCGCCGACCACATCATCGTGCTCGGCCGCGGACGCATCCTCGCCGACGCCCCCGTGCAGGACATCCTCGACGGCGCCACCCGCAACGCGGTGAGGGTCCGAAGCCCGCAGCTCGACGAACTCGTCCGCGCGATCCACAGCTCCGATGTGACGGTGACCGGTGTCGAGAGCCAACTCATCGAGGTCAGCGGTCTCTCCGCTGCCCAGATCGGCGAGGCCGCCGCCCAGTTCGGCATCGTGCTCCACGAGCTCACCCCCATCAATGCCTCCCTCGAGGAGGCTTATCTCGCCCTCACGCAGGACGAGGTCGAATACCGCACGGAGGTCTCCCGATGA